The Clostridium sp. DL-VIII DNA window CTGTGCAGCTAATTCATCTGCAAATGCCATAGCATCTACTTTCTTGAAGAATGGGAAGTAAATCAAAGCTGAAGTTATTAAGAATACAAATTGTGCTATAGCATAACTTGGACCACCAATTATGAAACCTGAGAATATAGTTGGTACTGTCCAAGGTGGCATAGCTCCACCCATTGGAGCAAGTATATGTGATGAAATTGCAACATAAAGTAATATTGCATTTATCACTGGTGTAAATATAAATGGAACAGCCATCATTGGATTTAATACTACTGGAGTACCAAATAATATTGGCTCATTGATATTAAATATATTGGCTGGCAATGCTAATCTACCTAATTGTTTGTATTGAGCAGATTTTGCAAAAACTACTAATAGTATTGTAAATGCAAGTGTTTGACCACTACCTGTCAAGTTAATAAAGTTATCATAAAATTGTTGAGTTACTATATGAGCTCCATGAGCAAGATCTAATGTTCCTGCTGCTTGTAAATTCGCATTATCTGCAGTATTAGCTTGTAACAAAGCAGTTACAACTCCACTTACTGTTACACCTCCATGTATTCCAAAGAACCATAAGAATGGTACCGCAAAAGCGATAAGAATTGCTCCAAATGGAGAATCTGATGCTGCTTGTAATGGTGTTTGAACAACTTTGTATATAAGTTCTGAAAAAGAAGTATTAAATACAAACTCAAGCACAGCATATATAACACATGCACCTGTGAATATAATAGCAGCTGGAATTAAAGCTGCAAAACCATTAACAACTCCTTGAGGAACACCCTCTGGCATTTTTATGGTAATATTTTTATTTATTAATGCAGAATAAATGGCTCCAACGACTAAACTTATAATAATTGCAGTGATCATACCTTTACCACCCATCCAATCTTGCGAAAGGACTCCTCCAACTTTAATTGGAGTTGCAGATGGATCTGCTGCAAACATAGTATATTCATTGGTAACAATCATGAATACGGCTAATGAAATTACAGCACATGAAAAAGGTTCAACGCCCTCATTCTTTGCATAGATATAGGCAATACCAATAACGGCCACTAGTGCCATAATTCCCATTGTACCATGTTGTACTTTATATAATGGCTCATTCCAACTTGGTCCGAAAATTCCAGTCATAAAATCTGTAAATGGTTTCCATGGAAATGCGGCAATTAATAAGAAAATGGATCCAACAATATTCAATGGTAAGGTAAATAGTATACCATCTTTTAATGCTTGCAGTCCTTTTAAATTGACGAATTTCATTACCGCTGGTACTACTTTTTCGTTTAATGTTTGATTGACTGACATAATACTTTTCCCCCTTAAAATTATATTTATGAATAATTACAAATAATAAATTTGCTATTATTACCGTTAATAAATTTTAACAATTTCCAATATTTTATAATCGTTTACTTAGTTCTTATAAGTTTGCTTTAATCTTAATAAGGCAAACTGTACTTTAATATTTATTTATCAATTAAGTTATTTTCACATTTCATAAATCAACATTGTTTTTTATTTTTGAGCCAACTTTAATGCTAAATCTAAAACTTTAGCTCCATTCATCATTCCATAATCAACCATTGGTATTACTTCTACAGGAATTCCTTTTGGTTCACAAAGTTTCTTTGCTTTTCCTAAAGTATATCCAACTTGTGGTCCAAGTAAAGCAACATCCATACTGTCTAGATGTCTATCCATTTGTGCTTCTGGAAAAGCCACTATTTCTGCTTCTATCCCTTTGCTTTTTGCTGCATCTTTCATTTTATTAACCAAAACACTTGTAGACATTCCTGATGCACAGAATAATTTTATTGTTATCATAATACTCTCCTCCTAAATATTTAAAAATATATTATACTTTTATATATGTTACAATTAAAAATTTATAATATACAATTGACAATTATGATTAAAATCCTTACAGGATTTCTTCAACAATTGTTAATTGTAAAACGTACATTTCGAATTGAAATACATATATTATATTTACTATTTAACATTGCCTAGCTTGTATCGTTTTCTCTTCATTTACTATTATTTTAATAACGTGTTTACAACTTTTCTTAAATCAATAATTTGTTCAATTAAATTTTTTTCTGATATAGCTGTCATTAAATGGTCTTGCGCATGAACAAATAAAACTGATAACTCTATTTTTTCTCCAGCAGCTTCCTTTTGAAGCATATCTGTTTGAGCATCATGTGCTTTACCTAAAGCTTCATTAGCTAATTCCAATTCTTTCTCAACATCTTCATACTTTCCTTCGTTTACCATATTAAGAGCCATATAAGCATGATTCTTGCAATCTCCTGCGTTAATTATAATATTCATAATTGCCATTTCTAATTGATCCATCTTCTCGCCTCCTGTTTATGCTTTTATTGCTTTATGCCATTATATATAGCAACACCTATGCCAAACACTAAAAATCACTAAAAATTTTCAATATATTTTATTATTTTTTATATTATATATATCTCTTTAGCGGATGAAAACCTTTTAATTTCAATATGTTTCACACTTTGCATTTTTATTATTTTTTTATATATTATTTTTTTACTATTTTATACTCATCTATTGATTTAAATTAACTGTTTATTATAAATTTCTAGTGTTTGATATTATAAATATAGTGTTTATTCTTTATTTTAAACACTATCAAACACTATAGCAATTGTTATTTGACTCAATTAATAAATTTATGATATCATTTTCATTGAAATATAGAAAATATTAAATTAATATATACTAATGTAAATACTGATTATAATAGGAGGATATCAATGACAAAAAAAGATTTAGTTTACCAAAAACTGCTCCAATTAAACCTTTCAGATGGTATAGATACTCAAACACTATCAACATTAATTAATATGTCCAGAGCAAATTTGAGTCATGAATTAAACGAACTTTGCAAAGAAGGTAAATTATTCAAATCTTCTACTAGGCCAGTACTATTTTTTCTTTCAGAGAATAAGGTTACAAGTAAAAAGTCTCAGTTGGATTTATTAGCAGAGCATAATGTTTCACTTAAAGATTGTGTCGAGCAAGCCAAAGCTGCTATATTATATCCACCTAAGGGCATGAATTGCTTAATACTAGGTAGTACTGGTGTTGGTAAATCTATGTTTGCTTCTTTAATGCACAATTACGCTGTAGAAATGAACGTAAAATCTGCTGATTCTCCATTTATAGTGTTTAATTGTGCTGATTATAGTAATAATCCTCAATTGCTTACCTCGCAGCTTTTTGGTGTAAAAAAAGGTGCTTATACAGGTGCTGAAGCTGATAAAACTGGATTAATCGAACAGGCAGATGGCGGAATTTTATTCTTAGATGAAATTCATAGACTTCCTCCTGAAGGCCAGGAAGCTCTTTTTGTATTTTTGGATAGTGGTACCTTTAGGAGAATTGGTGATTCTGAAACTAGAAAATCAGATGTTTTAATAATTTCAGCTACCACAGAAGATCCAAACTCTGCCTTACTAAATACTTTTACTAGAAGAATTCCAATTGTAATTAATATTCCTTCTCTTAAAGACAGAACTTTAGATGAGCGCTTATTTTTAATCAAAAACTTTTTTAAACATGAAAGTATTCGTATAAATAAAGACATTTATGCCTCCTTAAATTCTCTTAGGGCTCTCCTCTCCTATGATTGTCCTAACAATATAGGTCAACTAAAAAGTGATGTTCAGCTTCTTTGTGCAAAAGCTTATTCAGAATTTCTAACTAATGTTAAAAAAGATGTAAGAATTCATAGTAAAATATTACCCCCTTATATTAAGGAAGGTCTTTATAAAGAAAAGGAACATAGGGTTTTATGGAATAAACTTATGAGTGAGGAAATCGAGTATTTTAGATTTAACGGCTCTAATGAAGATACAAATACCATATTCAATAATAGTGATAATACAATCTATGATTTTATAGAAAATAAACTTGAAAAACTCAAGTCTCTGGATATCTCTAATATTGATATTGAAAATATTCTTGAGAAAGATATCGCAAAACATTTTAATAAAAATAACTCCGAAGTACCTAAAGAAATAAATAGACAAAACTTGTTAACAATAATTGATGAAAGTACATTAGGCTGTCTTGATGAAATAATAACTCACATTACCAAAAGACTTCCTATAATCTTTGATAACAATCTTTACACTGCTTTTGCTTTGCACATTAATACGTTAATAAATAGGATAAAAAGCGATAAGATAATAATTAATACTAATTTAAACAAGATTAAAGAACTTTATCCGGCAGAATTTGCCATAGCCCTTGAGGTAAAGGAACTTATTGAAAACCACATTAGTAAATCAATTCCAATAGATGAAGCTGGTTACTTAACCCTCTTTTTGATACCAGATAATACTTTTAATGATGTGTCTCAAGATAAAGTAAAAGTTATACTTATTGCTCACGGAGAATCTACAGCAACTTCAATGGCTGATGTTGCTGGGAAACTTTTAGGTGAAGATTATGTAATTCCTATAAATGCGCCTGTTGATGTTGCTCCATCAAAAGTTTTAGAAAGCTTAAAAATATGTATACAAGATAATCCTACTTCTGCAGGCTATCTCTTATTAGTTGATATGGGTTCTTTAACTACATTTGCAGATGTTATAAAAAAAGAATTTAATGTAGATATTAAAGTAATATCTCTTGTTTCAACTTTGCATGTATTAGAAGCTACAAGAAAAGCATTAATCGGATCTTCTTTAGATGATATTTATAACGATGTGCTTATGGTTAATTCTTATGTAGAAATACATAAAAATATAAATAATGTATCTGAAAATCAAGATAAGATATTGATTATAACAGCCTGCTTAACAGGAGAGGGTGCTGCCATTGCTATCAAAAACTTTTTACTTAGCAATCTTAGATTAAATAGTGACTACTTTGAAATTGTATGCTTAAATTGCCTTGACAAAAATTACTTCAAACAAAAAATTATTAATCTTCAAAAGCATAATGAGATATTGTTTATAGTTTCTTCTTTTCCTGTAAATTCACCTATAAAACAATACGCTATGTATGAAGTATTTAATATGGACGTACTAAAAGAGCTTCAGGCTGCTATTGATTCCAAAAACACTATGCTTAATTTACCTAAGATAATAAAAGAAAATATTTACAATATTGATGGTGCTGAGTTATTTAAAGATGTAACAAACTTATTAAATACATTACAAGAAAAACTATCTATTAAATTATCAGACGAAAATACTGTTGGTATTATTCTTCATTTATCCTTTGTCGTTGGAAGGCTTAGAAATGATGATAATCCGGCTGTTTATCCTAATAAAGACGCTTTTATTAAGGAAAATATTAATTTATACAATATAGTAAGAGAAAATCTTAACTTTATAAATATTAAATATAATATAAATATAATAGATGATGAGATTTGTTATTTAATGAATCTTCTGTTAAACACAGAACCTACACTTGCAGATAAGCTCAAATAATATATAGTTAAAATCAGCCATGTTTACCTTTATAAACATGGCTGATTTTAATTTTCTAAGACTTTATTATGCAGTCTTTTTCCAATGCTTTCTATTATGTATAATACCGGTATTTGAGTAGTTATGTCGCTGATCCCTATCTTTTCTCGTTGCACATAATAAGATATGTTAAGATCAGATATTTTAGCTATTGTGCAATTTTCACTATTAGTTATGCTTATAACTGTACTATATTCTCTTTTTAAATTACTTATGTGATCAATAACTGTAGGTGTTTCACCAGAAACTGATATTGCAATTATTACAGATTCTTCATACATTTTATAATTTCTTGGGAAATACGGGTCATCTATATACATTGCAAATCTGCCTATTGAAGAGAAATATCTTGCAGCATATTTGCACAATATTCCAGAGGTTCCTGTTCCTATAAATATAACATTTCTCGCCTCTTTAATAAAATCACAAACAACATTGAGTTTCCTGTCTAATTCGCTATTGTCCAATTTTCTAAAAAAATCAATTATTATGGATGTATCATCACTTATTTTATTTTCTTCATTTTTCTGTATATGCATTTTTAGTTTTACTTTAAATTCTGAGTAGCCTTCACAATTGACCTTTTTGCAAAATCTCAATATGGTAGTCGTTGATACATGTGCCTCATCGGATAGTTCCCTAATTCTCATGTAAACAACTTTTTCTGCATTTTTCATTATATATCTGTATAACAATAATTCTAAATCGTTCAGACTTTGAATAATTTCATAATTAAACATATATCATCACTCCGTTAATCAGTTTGCAGTTAACAATTCATAGTTAACTGTTGAGGAAGAAAAAGCTCTGGCTTTTCAAAAAATGTATTTTAGAAATCTCCCCAAAATGAGCAATTTCATCATTAGCTTATCCCTTTCCTCTTATCACTTGTAACTATTCTAAGTGTAGCATAAGCTAAAAAATTACAATTAATACAATAGTTCTTTAGTGTTACCTATATAAATAATATATCATAAAGTAAACATTTTCTACACTAAAAAGGGCAAAACATATGTATCACCAAATTCTCTACTCACCTTAAAATTTAGGCTATATTTGATATAATATTGAAATTTAATGAAAAATCACAGTTGAAATTATCTATTTATAATTTTTCATTTGACATATAATTATTTAAATCGAGAAATGCTTTTAAATATATCTTTATAATCAAATATATTATACAGGTATATTGCACTGACTGCTAAGGATAGAACCAATATACTATATATAATTATAAACTTTATCCTACTATATTTATCCAGTTTATAATAGGAATCACTTCTGTATTTTATAGTAAAATTATATGTTTGATAAATACCTGCTATCATAATAAAAATCAATAATATCCTACTCTTTAATTTACTTACAGATATAAACAAATATATTAAAAATGGAAATCCAATATAGCATAGAATAGGAGATATCGCTTCAACTATCTGACCACCATCAAGAGGTCTTACAGGTATTAAGTTTACTAAATTTAACATTATTGAAGTAAGCGTTAATACTAAAAATGTATAATCTCCTGTAACATAGTAAACTATATAGTAAATGAGCCCAAGTATGCCCCCAAATACCGGTCCTCCCATTGCAATAAGTGCATTTTCCCTACAATTTTTAGTACTTCCATGAACTATATATGCTCCAACAGGCGTAAATCCTCCAAAAACAACATTTATCTTTAAAAATTTTGCTGTAATATAATGACCCAATTCATGAATCATAAGAATAAATAAATATCCTACTGAATATTTAAAACTTATAGCCAATCCCAATACTAAAATTATTAAAGAAACTATTAAAATATTTAATGTAAATTTTTTTATACCTAATTTCTTAATTAAATTTTCATTATTTTCTTTCTCCATAATGCACTTTGCCTCCTATCTAGATGTCTTATCCTTTTAAAACTTTGAGATTCTGCTTAACTTACTTGCAAACCTAAGATAAGAATTTCTTCTAAAGCTTATAGTATTTGTTCTTTCTGATATGATAATAAGTTTTCAATATAATTTAATATAGACTTAGAATTTGACATGATTCTATCTCCTAAACATTATCCTGTCTACATTATAATCTATTTTTTAATAAGCATCCATTTTAAACAATACCTTGAAACATATCCAAGATCTAAAATGCATGTTCAATATTTGCTAAACTTAAGCGTATATTCAGACAAAGAAAAAAGATATATATATGAAATTACTCTATTATACATATATATATCTATTGTAGATACCAAACTTCTGTATTTTAATTATAAGTAGTCAGCATTTGAAAATAAGCTATTGAAGCTAGTTAATTAAACAAATATACATGTGATTCCAGTAAGTCACCACATAATTTTAAGTGCAAAACTATTATTTATTTTAAATCTTAAAGTTCTTCCCCATTAGTTTCAATAACTTTTTTATACCAGAAGAAACTCTTCTTTCTTATTCTTCTTAAATCCTTAAGATCAAATTCATCTCTGTTTACATAGATAAATCCATACCTCTTCTTAAAACCCTGATGAGTACTTATGAGATCTATTGCTGACCATGGGCAATATCCAATTAAATCTACTCCGTCAGTTATAGCAAGTCTTGCCTGCTCTATGTGTTTCCTTAAATAATCTATTCTATAATCATCATTTATAGTATCATTTTCTTCAACAGTATCATACGCTCCTAAGCCATTTTCAGTTATGATAATAGGTAAATTATATCTTTCATATACTTCTCTTAAGGTATTTCTAAAGCCTATAGGATCGATTTCCCATCCAAACTGAGTTTTTTCTAAATTTGGATTAGAAACTCCTTTGTAAACTCCTAAATCCCCCATTGCAATCTGCTGATCTCCCTCTTGAGTAGAAGCTTCCTTATCATTAATCTTACTTTCAGCAGCTGTTCCTGTACAATAATAATTAAATGCTATAAAATCAGGATTTGCTCCTTTTAAGATTTCCATATCTCCTTCTTCAATTATTGGTTCAATTCCCTTTTCAACCATGTAGTTCCATGCTATTGGATTATATCTACCATGTACAGCCATGTCTAAATACAACCAATTTCTTATAGAAGACAGATTACTTGCAGCTAAGACATCTTCAGCTCTTGAACTTGCTGGATATATAGAGCTTATGTTTGGAGCTGGTCCTATTTTGCTCTTTGGACACATCTTATGGCACAATTTCATTACTTGAGCTTGTGCAAGGAGCATGTGATGATTTTGTTTATATAATTCTTTTTCAATATTTTTCACTCCATCATTTACAGTTCCAATTGCGCCTCCATGAAGTATCATCATATTCTGCTCGTTTATTGTAAGCCAGTACTTAACTTTATCTCCAAAATTCTCAAATAAGACCTTTGCATAGTTAACAAATGCATCTGCTGTTTTTCTATTAGACCAACCGCCTTCTTTTTGAAGCTCATCTGGTAAATCAAAGTGATACATAGTTATTAGTGGTTCTATTCCATATGATAATAACTCATCGATTAAATTATTATAAAATTCTATTCCCTTAGGATTTACTTCTCCTACACCATTTGGCATTATTCTAGCCCATGAAATCGAGAAACGATAAGTTTTAAAGCCCATTTCTGCAAATAGTGCCACATCTTCTTTATAATGATGATAGTGATCACTAGATACTTTAAAATCTGGTGTTCCTGGAACTGGATCTTTTGTATCCTGAACTGATAATCCCTTTCCATCTTCATCATAAGCTCCTTCCACCTGATAAGCGGATGTTGAAGCCCCCCATAAGAAATCCTTTGGAAAATCTTTTAACTTTTTATGAAACATATTTAAACCTCCATTGTATGCATGAATAAGCAAATATGAATTTAACTTATTACATGCAAATATATTTTAAAATTTTCAATCTATATATGTTGCAATTAAAAATCTACAATGTACAATTGACAATTACAGTTGAAATCCTTACAGGATTTCTTCAATAATTATTAATTGTAAACTGTACATTGCGAATTGCAATATATATTTTTTTAACGAATATCTATGGATGTCTTTTATCAACTGTCAGCTAAAAGTTGTCCACAGGATATCCTAAATAACATAAATTGTGCACTTGCCTAAAGTTCTTCCCCATTACTTTCAATGACTTTTTTATACCAGTAGAAGCTCTTCTTTCTTGATCTGCTTAAGTCTCCATTTCCATCATTGTCTTTATTAACATAGATAAAGCCATATCTTTTTTTCATTTCTCCTGTTGATGCGCTTACTAAATCAATACATCCCCATGGAGTATATCCTATTAATTCAACGCCATCTTTTACTGCTTCCTTCATTTCTTCTATATGTGCTCTTAAATAATCAATTCTATAATTATCATTTATTGATCCATCTTCTTCAACTTCATCCACAGCACCCAATCCATTTTCCACAACCATTAGAGGAATTTGGTATCTGTTGTAAATATTATTCAATGTCCATCTTAAACCTTTTGGATCAATCTGCCATCCCCAGTCACTTGCTTTAAGATAAGGATTCTTTACTCCTCCTAGAATATTTCCTGATGTTTTTTCTAATTCCTGATCTGTGCTTGCGCAGTTTGACATATAATAACTAAATGTATAGAAATCCACACAGCCTTCCTTTAAAATCTCTTCATCATTTTCTTCCATTTTTATTTCAATGTTATTATCTCTAAAAAATCTCTTTGCAAAGCCTGGATAAGCTCCTCTTACCTGTACATCCGAACATAAGAAATTGTTTAAATTATCTCTTTCTTGGGCTAAAAATACATCTTCTGGATTACAAGTATACGGATATGCTGTCATGTATGCGATCATACAGCCAATTTTAAAATCTTTGTTAATTTCATGACCTAGCTTAACAGCCTTGGCGCTAGCTATAAATTGATGATGAAGTGCCTGATATCTTATTTGCTTACTGTCTCCAACTTCCTTACTAAAGGAAACTTCACTACTTTCATCTAATAAAATT harbors:
- a CDS encoding 6-phospho-beta-glucosidase: MNNKVNVLPEDFLWGGATAANQFEGGYKEGGKGLSTADVMTGGTHTTPRRITPELEEGTYYPSHEAIDFYHHYKEDIKLFSEMGFKVFRMSINWSRIFPNGDDLEPSEAGLKFYDEVFAELKKYNIEPLVTISHYETPFGLTKKYNGWAGREVIDCYVRYCETIFKRYKDVVKYWLTFNEINILTTPFGAFMGGGILLDESSEVSFSKEVGDSKQIRYQALHHQFIASAKAVKLGHEINKDFKIGCMIAYMTAYPYTCNPEDVFLAQERDNLNNFLCSDVQVRGAYPGFAKRFFRDNNIEIKMEENDEEILKEGCVDFYTFSYYMSNCASTDQELEKTSGNILGGVKNPYLKASDWGWQIDPKGLRWTLNNIYNRYQIPLMVVENGLGAVDEVEEDGSINDNYRIDYLRAHIEEMKEAVKDGVELIGYTPWGCIDLVSASTGEMKKRYGFIYVNKDNDGNGDLSRSRKKSFYWYKKVIESNGEEL
- a CDS encoding PTS lactose/cellobiose transporter subunit IIA, giving the protein MDQLEMAIMNIIINAGDCKNHAYMALNMVNEGKYEDVEKELELANEALGKAHDAQTDMLQKEAAGEKIELSVLFVHAQDHLMTAISEKNLIEQIIDLRKVVNTLLK
- a CDS encoding PTS sugar transporter subunit IIC produces the protein MSVNQTLNEKVVPAVMKFVNLKGLQALKDGILFTLPLNIVGSIFLLIAAFPWKPFTDFMTGIFGPSWNEPLYKVQHGTMGIMALVAVIGIAYIYAKNEGVEPFSCAVISLAVFMIVTNEYTMFAADPSATPIKVGGVLSQDWMGGKGMITAIIISLVVGAIYSALINKNITIKMPEGVPQGVVNGFAALIPAAIIFTGACVIYAVLEFVFNTSFSELIYKVVQTPLQAASDSPFGAILIAFAVPFLWFFGIHGGVTVSGVVTALLQANTADNANLQAAGTLDLAHGAHIVTQQFYDNFINLTGSGQTLAFTILLVVFAKSAQYKQLGRLALPANIFNINEPILFGTPVVLNPMMAVPFIFTPVINAILLYVAISSHILAPMGGAMPPWTVPTIFSGFIIGGPSYAIAQFVFLITSALIYFPFFKKVDAMAFADELAAQHGKGVEA
- a CDS encoding MurR/RpiR family transcriptional regulator; its protein translation is MFNYEIIQSLNDLELLLYRYIMKNAEKVVYMRIRELSDEAHVSTTTILRFCKKVNCEGYSEFKVKLKMHIQKNEENKISDDTSIIIDFFRKLDNSELDRKLNVVCDFIKEARNVIFIGTGTSGILCKYAARYFSSIGRFAMYIDDPYFPRNYKMYEESVIIAISVSGETPTVIDHISNLKREYSTVISITNSENCTIAKISDLNISYYVQREKIGISDITTQIPVLYIIESIGKRLHNKVLEN
- a CDS encoding site-2 protease family protein — protein: MEKENNENLIKKLGIKKFTLNILIVSLIILVLGLAISFKYSVGYLFILMIHELGHYITAKFLKINVVFGGFTPVGAYIVHGSTKNCRENALIAMGGPVFGGILGLIYYIVYYVTGDYTFLVLTLTSIMLNLVNLIPVRPLDGGQIVEAISPILCYIGFPFLIYLFISVSKLKSRILLIFIMIAGIYQTYNFTIKYRSDSYYKLDKYSRIKFIIIYSILVLSLAVSAIYLYNIFDYKDIFKSISRFK
- a CDS encoding PTS sugar transporter subunit IIB — its product is MITIKLFCASGMSTSVLVNKMKDAAKSKGIEAEIVAFPEAQMDRHLDSMDVALLGPQVGYTLGKAKKLCEPKGIPVEVIPMVDYGMMNGAKVLDLALKLAQK
- a CDS encoding glycoside hydrolase family 1 protein — protein: MFHKKLKDFPKDFLWGASTSAYQVEGAYDEDGKGLSVQDTKDPVPGTPDFKVSSDHYHHYKEDVALFAEMGFKTYRFSISWARIMPNGVGEVNPKGIEFYNNLIDELLSYGIEPLITMYHFDLPDELQKEGGWSNRKTADAFVNYAKVLFENFGDKVKYWLTINEQNMMILHGGAIGTVNDGVKNIEKELYKQNHHMLLAQAQVMKLCHKMCPKSKIGPAPNISSIYPASSRAEDVLAASNLSSIRNWLYLDMAVHGRYNPIAWNYMVEKGIEPIIEEGDMEILKGANPDFIAFNYYCTGTAAESKINDKEASTQEGDQQIAMGDLGVYKGVSNPNLEKTQFGWEIDPIGFRNTLREVYERYNLPIIITENGLGAYDTVEENDTINDDYRIDYLRKHIEQARLAITDGVDLIGYCPWSAIDLISTHQGFKKRYGFIYVNRDEFDLKDLRRIRKKSFFWYKKVIETNGEEL
- a CDS encoding sigma-54-dependent transcriptional regulator is translated as MTKKDLVYQKLLQLNLSDGIDTQTLSTLINMSRANLSHELNELCKEGKLFKSSTRPVLFFLSENKVTSKKSQLDLLAEHNVSLKDCVEQAKAAILYPPKGMNCLILGSTGVGKSMFASLMHNYAVEMNVKSADSPFIVFNCADYSNNPQLLTSQLFGVKKGAYTGAEADKTGLIEQADGGILFLDEIHRLPPEGQEALFVFLDSGTFRRIGDSETRKSDVLIISATTEDPNSALLNTFTRRIPIVINIPSLKDRTLDERLFLIKNFFKHESIRINKDIYASLNSLRALLSYDCPNNIGQLKSDVQLLCAKAYSEFLTNVKKDVRIHSKILPPYIKEGLYKEKEHRVLWNKLMSEEIEYFRFNGSNEDTNTIFNNSDNTIYDFIENKLEKLKSLDISNIDIENILEKDIAKHFNKNNSEVPKEINRQNLLTIIDESTLGCLDEIITHITKRLPIIFDNNLYTAFALHINTLINRIKSDKIIINTNLNKIKELYPAEFAIALEVKELIENHISKSIPIDEAGYLTLFLIPDNTFNDVSQDKVKVILIAHGESTATSMADVAGKLLGEDYVIPINAPVDVAPSKVLESLKICIQDNPTSAGYLLLVDMGSLTTFADVIKKEFNVDIKVISLVSTLHVLEATRKALIGSSLDDIYNDVLMVNSYVEIHKNINNVSENQDKILIITACLTGEGAAIAIKNFLLSNLRLNSDYFEIVCLNCLDKNYFKQKIINLQKHNEILFIVSSFPVNSPIKQYAMYEVFNMDVLKELQAAIDSKNTMLNLPKIIKENIYNIDGAELFKDVTNLLNTLQEKLSIKLSDENTVGIILHLSFVVGRLRNDDNPAVYPNKDAFIKENINLYNIVRENLNFINIKYNINIIDDEICYLMNLLLNTEPTLADKLK